DNA sequence from the Acidobacteriota bacterium genome:
TCGCCGTCCGCGTGATGCGGGCCTGCCGCGAGATGGGCATCGCGAGCGTGGCGGTGTACTCCGACTGCGATCGCGACGCCTACCACGTCCGCTACGCGGACGAGGCATACCCGATCGGCGGGAACCCGGCGCGCGAGAGCTATCTGAAGATCGACGCCCTGGTGGACGTGGCGAGGCGCGCGGGGGCGGAGGCCGTGCACCCCGGCTACGGGTTCCTCGCGGAGAATCCCGCTTTTGCCGCCGAGTGCCGCGACGCGGGCGTGATCTTCATCGGCCCCACCCCCGAACTGATCGCCTTGATGGGCAGCAAGACGGCGGCGCGCCAGGCCGCCATCAAGGCGGGCGTGCCGGTGGTGCCCGGCACCGAGGAGCCGCTGGGCGATGACGTCCCGGTCGAGACGATCGCCGCCATCGCGGAGCAGATCGGCTACCCCGTGCTGATCAAAGCGGTGGCTGGCGGCGGCGGCAAGGGTATGCGCGTCGTCGGGATGCCGGCCGACCTCCAATCCTCAATCCGTGCGGCGCGCTCCGAGGCGCTTTCCTCGTTTGGCAGCGCGTCCATTTACCTGGAGCGGCGCCTGCCGAATCCGCGCCACATCGAGATCCAGCTGCTCGGCGACGACCACGGAACGGTCGTGCCGTTCGTCGAGCGCGAATGCTCGATCCAGCGCCGGCATCAGAAGGTGGTCGAAGAGTCACCGTCTCCCGCGGTCTCGCCGGAGCTGCGCGCGACGATGGCGGACCGCGCCGCGGCGCTCGCGCGATCGGTCGGCTACACCAACGCGGGGACGATGGAGTTCCTCGTGGACGGCGGGCAGTTCTTTTTCCTGGAGATGAACACGCGTCTCCAGGTGGAGCACCCCGTCACCGAGATGGTCACCGGCCTGGATCTCGTCCAGTGGCAGATTCGGATCGCGCGCGGCGAAACGCTGGCGATTGATCCCGCTCGCGCGCTGACGCCGCGCGGGCACGCGGTCGAGTGCCGGATTTACGCGGAGGATCCGGATCAGAAGTTCATCCCGTCGCCGGGCGTGATCACCTCCTTCCGCCTTCCGTCCGGGCCGGGGATCAGGAACGATGCCGGCGTCACGCCGGGTTCGACCGTCCCGGTCTTCTACGATTCGTTGATCTCCAAGCTGGTCGCGTGGGGAGAGGACCGCGCCCAGTCGCTCAGCCGGCTCTCGCGAGCGCTGCAGGAATACCAGGTGCTCGGCATCCAGACGACGATCCCGTTTTTCCAGTGGCTGATCCACGAGCCGGCGTTTCTCGCAGGCCGTTTCGACACGACGTTCGTCGATCAGGTGCTGCGGCACCGCGAGGGGCCGTTCGCCGAGCTCTCCGCGGAGTCGGAAGAAGTCGCCGCGATCGCCGCGGCGCTCCATACCCTGCTGCGCGCGAGCGCAACGCGCTCGGCCGCGGCTGCCGCCGGAGGGGGAAGCCCGGGGCGCAAGGGGTGGAAACTGGCGGCGCGGCGCGAGGGTCTGAGGCCGTGATCGCCACCTTCGAGATCGAGATCAACGGGCGCACCCGGACGGTGGCGGTCGAGCGTATCGGGCCCGCTGCCGACGGCCGCTACCGGATTACGATCGAAGGACGCACGCGCGACGTGGACGCCCGGACCGCCGGCACGGGCCGGCTGTCGCTGCTGTTCCCGGAGGAGCGCGCGAGGAGCTACGACGTGGCCGTCGCACAGGCCTCGTCGACCGACCTGCATATTCACCTGGCGGACGGGGCCGTGACGGCGATCGTCAACGGCCGCCGTTCGCGCCGCGAGGGACCGCCGGACGCGGCGGGCGCCGGCGAGCAGCGGATCGCGGCGCCGATGCCGGGCCGCGTCGTCCGCGTGCTCGTGAGCCCCGGGGACGAGATCCAGGCGCGGCAGCCGCTCGTCGTGGTCGAGGCGATGAAGATGGAAAACGAGCTGTCGGCCGCGCGCGCCGGGCGCGTGAAGGACGTCCAGGTGCGCGACGGCATGTCGGTCGAGGCCGGCCGCCTCCTCGTCATCATCGAATGAAGGTCCGGGTCGGGCGGGCCATCGTCCGCGCGGCGGTCGGGCTGGCCCTCCTGCTGCTGCTCGTCGTTGCCGTCACGGTGACGATCGACGTGGGTCCCTCGGTGCGCGACCGCGCCGAGCGCGAAGCCACCAGCTACCTGAAACGGCGCGTCACGATCGGGCGAATCTCCGCGCGGATCATCCCGGGCCGGTACGTCGTCGAGGACCTGGTGGTTGCCGGCCTCGAGCCGGGGCACCGGCCGTTCCTCACCGCGCGCAAGATCGAAGTCTCGATGCCGGCGTGGACCCTGTTCAACCGGCAGGTCGTCTTCAACGCCATCCATATGACCGGCTGGAGGATGATCGTCGAGACGTTTCCCGACGGCCGGCACAACTTCCCGAAATTCACCCGCGAGCCGCGGACCACGGGGCCGAGGCGCTGGACGACGACGTTGCAGTACGTCACCGCGGACCGAGGGGAGTTCCTCTACGACGATCACGGCACGCCGTGGTCCACGCTGGCGCGCAACCTGAACGTCACGGTGTTCAAGGCGGGCGCGACGTACCGCGGCCACGCGTCGTTTTCGAACGGGTTGATCTCGATCCAGTCCTACGTGCCGATGCGCGCGGACATGGCGTCGCTGTTCCGCATCGACGGCGGGATCGTGCACTTCGACCACCTCGATCTGAAGACCGACGGCGCGCGGTCGATCGTCACCGGCGACGTCAACCTGGGCAAGTGGCCCGAGCAGCTCTACCAGGTGCGATCGCACATCCAGTTCTCGCGCATGAGGGAGATCTTCTTCGCGCGCGACCACTTCACGCTGTCGGGCGAAGGGGACTTCGAAGGCACGTTCCACCTCTTCAAGGGCGGCCGGGCGCTCAAGGGGCGTTTCAGCAGCCCGCTGGCCGGCGTCAACGCGTACCGGTTCCCGCGGCTGCAGGGCGCCGTCGTGTGGCTCCCGGACAGCGTCGAGGTGCCGCACGCCTCGGCGTCGGTGTTCGGCGGTCAGTCGCAGTTCAGCTACAGGATGTGGCGGAACCCTTCACGCACGGGATGGCGGGCACGCTTCGATGCGAGGTACCGGGACGTGGACCTCGCGCAGTACACGGACTTTCTCGAGACGAAAGGGCTGCGCCTCGCGGGGCGCGCGACGGGACGCAACCTGCTCGAGTGGCCCATCGGGCGGTTCAGCGCGCAGCTGCACGGCGAGGGGGCGGTCGACGTGCGGGCGCCCGCGGGAGTGGCGCTCCAGGGGCGAGAGCTGACGCCGGAGCAGGCCGCGCTCGCCGAGGCGCGCGGCATTGACGCGGGGCCGTTCAATCGCGACCTGCCGGCCGGATACGTGCCGATCGCCGGACACGTCGCCTATCGCTTCACGCCCGACTGGATCACGCTCGATGACAGCTGGATTGCCGCGAGCAGCACGTACGTGTCGTTCAAGGGGCGCACGGCGTGGCTGGAGAACGCGGACATTCCGTTCCACGTCACGAGCCGTGACTGGCAGGACAGCGACCGCGTGATGGCCGCGATCCTGACCGCGTTCAACTCGCCCACCTCCCCCGTGCCGATGGGCGGGCACGGCACGTTCGACGGCGTGATGCGCCAGTCCTTCCGGCGGCCGCGGATCGAGGGGGCCTTCGATGGCGGTGGCCTGAGCGCGTGGAACATCGTCTGGGGCCGCGGCCGCGCCGACATCATCGTCGAAAACAGCTACGTGGACGTGCGGCGCGCGCTCATCACCGCGCCGCTTCCCGGCGGCGGCGCGTCGACGATCAAGGTCGATGGCAGATTCTCGCTGGGCTATCCGCGGCGGGACGGCGGCGAGGAGATTAACGCCTACATCGTCATGGCGCGCCGCCCCCTCGAGGACCTGCGCATCGCCTTCGAGCTGTACGACTACCCGGTGGACGGCCTCGCGTCCGGCGAATTCCGCCTGCAGGGATTCTACGAAGGCCCGAATGGCTTCGGCCGGCTGCAGATCGATGACGGCGTGGCGTACGACGAGACGTTCGAGCGCGCCACTGCCGGGCTGCGGTTCGAAGGCACCGGCGTGCGGCTCGACGGCATCGTGATCCGGAAGAGCACCGGCGCCGCGACCGGCGCGGCGTGGGTGGGCTGGGACGGCACGTATTCGTTCAACACCGACGGCCGGCGGATCCCGGTGGAGTCGCTGAAGAATTTCGAGTTCCCGCAGGCGCCCCTCTCGGGCCTGCTGCAGTTCACCGCGACGGGCAACGGCACGTTCGAGGCGCCGCGCTACGACGTGAGGTTCGGCGTGGCCGACCTGTACGCGGGCGAAGAGGGCATCGGGCAGGTGTCGGGACGGCTCGGGATCCGCGGCGACCTGATGACGCTGGAAGTGGAAGCCGCCTCGCCGCGACTCGCGGTGTCCGGGTCGGGCCAGATCGAGCTGACCGACGAGATGGACACCGAGATGACGTTCCGGTTTTCCGACACGTCGCTCGATCCGTATGTCCGCACCTTCGTGCCGAAGCTCTCGCCGTTCACCACCGCCGTGGCGAGCGGAACGATCCGCGTCGCCGGCGAGCTGTACGTGCCCGAGCACCTGCAGGTCGACGTGGCGGTGGAACAGCTCGACGCGACGCTGTTCGACTATCGCCTGCGGAACGACGGGCCGATGCGGCTCGCGTTCGACCAGGACACGATCGTCCTCGGCAGCCGCTCCCTCGTCTGCCAGGACGCGGTCCGCCGCGTGAAGCTGGTCGGCGAAGGCACGCAGCTCGAACTGTGCGGCAGCATCGATCTGAAGCAGGACCGGGTCGCGCTGAGCGCCACGGGGGACGCGAACCTCGGGCTGCTGCAGGGGTTCTTCCGCGACGTGCGCAGCTCGGGGGCCGCGAAGCTCTCGGCCGACATCCGCGGCACGTTGAAGGAGCCGATCTTCTCGGGGCTCGCGCGAATCGACCACGGCCGCATCCGGCATTTCTCGCTGCCGCACTCGCTCGACGCGATCAACGGCAGCCTGTCGTTCGACGGGCGCGGCGTGCGGATGGACCACCTCACGGCGCGGATGGGCGGCGGGCTCGTGACCTTCGGCGGCAGCATCGGGCTGAGCGGCTACCTGCCGGGGAACTTGAGCCTCACCGCGGTCGGCGAAGGCATGCGCCTCCGCTATCCGGAGGGATTCAGCTCGCTCGTGGACGCCGATCTGTCGCTGCGCGGCACGATGGCGAGCCCGGTGATCGGAGGGACGGCCACGGTCCGCAGCGCCACGTGGACGCGCCGTTTCGATCCGAGTGCAGGGCTCTTCGGCCTTGGCGCCGTCGGCGGCGGCACCGCCGCGACCGCGCCGGCGCCCTCCGGGTTCCCGCTGCGGTTCGACATCCGGATCGTCGCCCCCTCGACGCTGCGCGTGAACAACAACGTCTCCGACCTGACGGTCAGCGCGGACCTGCGACTGACCGGCTCGTACGATCGCCCGGCGCTCCTCGGCCGCGCGGAGGTCGAGCGCGGCTGGCTGATCTTCGAGGGCAACCGCTACGTGGTGACGCGCGGCGCGTTCGACTTCGCCAACCCCGCGCGCATCGAGCCGTACTTCGACGTCGAAGCGCAGACGCGCGTGCAGGTTCCCGGCGAGACGTTTCGCGTGACCCTTTCCGCGGCCGGGACGCCGAACGGTTTCACGTGGGACGCCTCGTCCGACCCGCCGCTGCCGCGCATCGAGGTGCTCTCATTGCTGCTCGGCGAAGGCACCGGCGAGAACCCCGAGCTGCGCGCGCTGCAGCGCGGCCAGCAGACCGAGCAGGAGTTGTTCACGGCGTTCGCCACGCGCGGGCTCACCACCGAGCTGTCGGTCATCAACCGCGCCGTCGAGCAGACCTTCGGCGTGACCACCCAGATCACCCCGATCATCGGCGAGCTGAGCACGCTGCAGTCGTTGAACCCGGCGGCGCGCGTCACGATCGGCAAGCGCCTGTCGAGCCGCGTGTACGTCACCTACTCGCAGGCGCTCGGCGCGGGGCACACCGAGCAGATCATCCTCGTCGAGTACGATCAGAACGAGCGCCTCGGGTGGATTCTCTCGCGCAACGAGGACAACACGTTCGCGCTCGAGTTCCGCGTGCGCCACACCCACTGATGGGCATGGCTTCTCCTTCCGGCCGGGCCGCCGCAGCGCTGGCGCTCGCCCTTGCGGCGGCCGGCGCCCTTCCGTCGGCCGCGGCGGCACAGCAGCCGGCGCCCGCGCCCGCTGCGGCGCCGTTCGTCGGCCGGCCCGTCGCCTCGGTCGTGCTGCAGGTCGAAGGGCACCCGACGACCGATCCCGTGCTGATCGACCTCGTCTCGACGCCGGCCGGGCAGCCGCTCTCGATGGAAGCGGTTCGGGAAACCCTCGCGCACCTGTTCAACATCGGGCGGTTCCAGGGCATCGACGTGGTGGCCCGCGATGCGCCGAATGGCGCCGTGGCGCTCGAGTACCTGTTGATGCCCCTTCACGCGGTGGCCTCGCTGGAATTTCGCGGCGACCTCGGCATCAGCGACGATGACCTGCGGCGCGCGGTTGTCGAACGGTTCGGGAAGGCGCCCCCCGCGGGGCGCGCCGACGCGGCGGCGCGGGTGTTGGAGCAACTACTGGCCCGGCGCGGGTTCCTGCGCGCACGCGTCGAGCCGGCGATTCGCGTCAGGCACGACCCCGACCGCACGATCCTCGTCTTCAACGTGCAAGCTGGCGCCCGGGCGCGCATCGGCTCCGTGCAGATTGCGGGCGTCCGCGACACGGAGCGCGTGGCGGCGGCGCTCGACCTGCACGCCGGCGGTGCGTTCGAGCCCGATCGGCTGGACGAGCGGCTCTCGCGGTTCGTGCAGTCGCTGCGGAAGCGGGGCTACTACGAGTCGTCGGCCGGCCACCAGGCCACGCCCCGGGCGGGCGGCGAGATCGTGGACGTCGCCGTGGACGTACGACAGGGCCCCATCGTCAAGCTCGCGTTCGAGGGGGACCCGCTGCCGCGCAACCGCGTCGCCGAGCTGGTGCCGATCGAGCGCGAGGGATCGGTGGACGAGGACCTGCTCGAAGACGCCGACATCCGTATCAGGAACTTCCTGCTCGAGCAGGGCCATTGGAAAGCGCACGTGACGCACCGTCGCGAGGTGGGAGACGACGTCGAGACGATCACGTTCACCGTGACGCGCGGCCGGCGGTTCGTCGTCAACTCGATTGAGATCTCGGGCAACCAGGCGTTTTCGACGGGCAGCCTCCGGCCGCTGGTGCCGCTGGGGCCGGGCGATCCCTTCGTGGAGGGGCGTCTCGGGACCGCGGTGGCGGCGATCAGGGCCCTGTATCTACACCAGGGGTTCACGACGCCCACCATTCACGTGGCGAACAGCGAGACGGCCGCCGGCGGCGTGGACATGCGTATCGCGATCCGCGAAGGGGTGCAGACCCGCGTGGGCGCGGTGTCTTTCGAGGGGAACGACGTTCTCGGCGACGACGAGCTGCGCCGGCTGACGCAGGTGGCGCCCGGGGCGGTGTTCTACGCGCCCGCGGTGGCGGCGGATCGCGACCGCATCCACCTCGAGTATCTCAATCGCGGCCACGCGGCTGCCTCCGTCACGGTGGAGCCCACGTTTGCCACCGACAGGTCGCGGGCCGACCTCGTGTATCGCATCACGGAAGGCCCGTGGTTCATCGTCGATCACGTGATCGTCGTCGGGAACACGAAGACGAGCGAAGAGACCATCCGCCGCGAGCTGCTGGTCGAAGCGGGCAAGCCGCTGGCGCTCGCGGATGTCATGGAGAGCCAGCGCCGGCTGAGCGCCCTTGGGTTGTTCCGGCGCGTGCGGATTACGGAGGTGCCGCACGGAGACGAGCCGCGGCGGGACATCGTCGTGACCGTCGAAGAGGCGGACCGGACCACGGTGGCCTACGGCGGCGGCCTGGAGCTGGCGCAGCGGACCGTCCTCGGGACGGGCGGGATCGCGGACGAACGCCTCGAGGTCGCGCCCCGCGGCTCGTTCGAGATCGGGCGGCGCAACCTGTGGGGGCGCAACCGGTCGGTCAACTTCTTCACGCGCGTGAGCTTCCGCCCCCGCGGCGAGTCGATCGAGTCTCCGGAGTCCGCCAATTACGGGTTCAACGAGTACCGCGTGGTCGGCACGTACCGCGAGGTCGGCGCGTTCGGCCGCCTGGCCGACGTGGCGGTGAACGCCTTCGTCGAGCAGGCGATCCGGAGCAGCTTCAACTTCAGCCGCCGCGGCGTGAACGCGGAGGCGCAGCGCCGCCTGACGCCGTACGTGCGCGTCACGGGCCGATATGGTTTCGGCCGGACGCGGTTGTTCGACGAACGCATCGCGACAGACGAGAAGCTCAACATCGACCGCGTGTTTCCGCGCGTGCGCCTGTCGAGCGTCTCGTTCTCGGCCTATCGCGACACCCGCGACCATCCGCTGGATCCCACCCGCGGCTGGCTGCTTGGATCGGACAGCGAGCTTGCCGCGCGCAGCATCGGATCGCAGGTGGGCTTCGCGAAAACGTACGTGCAGGCGCTCGGGTTCCGCACGCTGTCGCGCGAACGAAACGTCGTCCTGGCGGCGGCGCTGCGCGTCGGGC
Encoded proteins:
- a CDS encoding BamA/TamA family outer membrane protein; amino-acid sequence: MASPSGRAAAALALALAAAGALPSAAAAQQPAPAPAAAPFVGRPVASVVLQVEGHPTTDPVLIDLVSTPAGQPLSMEAVRETLAHLFNIGRFQGIDVVARDAPNGAVALEYLLMPLHAVASLEFRGDLGISDDDLRRAVVERFGKAPPAGRADAAARVLEQLLARRGFLRARVEPAIRVRHDPDRTILVFNVQAGARARIGSVQIAGVRDTERVAAALDLHAGGAFEPDRLDERLSRFVQSLRKRGYYESSAGHQATPRAGGEIVDVAVDVRQGPIVKLAFEGDPLPRNRVAELVPIEREGSVDEDLLEDADIRIRNFLLEQGHWKAHVTHRREVGDDVETITFTVTRGRRFVVNSIEISGNQAFSTGSLRPLVPLGPGDPFVEGRLGTAVAAIRALYLHQGFTTPTIHVANSETAAGGVDMRIAIREGVQTRVGAVSFEGNDVLGDDELRRLTQVAPGAVFYAPAVAADRDRIHLEYLNRGHAAASVTVEPTFATDRSRADLVYRITEGPWFIVDHVIVVGNTKTSEETIRRELLVEAGKPLALADVMESQRRLSALGLFRRVRITEVPHGDEPRRDIVVTVEEADRTTVAYGGGLELAQRTVLGTGGIADERLEVAPRGSFEIGRRNLWGRNRSVNFFTRVSFRPRGESIESPESANYGFNEYRVVGTYREVGAFGRLADVAVNAFVEQAIRSSFNFSRRGVNAEAQRRLTPYVRVTGRYGFGRTRLFDERIATDEKLNIDRVFPRVRLSSVSFSAYRDTRDHPLDPTRGWLLGSDSELAARSIGSQVGFAKTYVQALGFRTLSRERNVVLAAALRVGLARGFAQDVNGQIVVDDLPASERFFAGGSTTVRGFALDKLGAPDTIAASGFAIGGNALLVMNAEIRTPLWRDVGVVAFLDAGNVFARIGNVDVSELRASPGFGLRYRSPIGPIRVDLGFKLRRRELSPGNFEGLTAFHISVGHAF
- a CDS encoding acetyl-CoA carboxylase biotin carboxyl carrier protein subunit; translated protein: MIATFEIEINGRTRTVAVERIGPAADGRYRITIEGRTRDVDARTAGTGRLSLLFPEERARSYDVAVAQASSTDLHIHLADGAVTAIVNGRRSRREGPPDAAGAGEQRIAAPMPGRVVRVLVSPGDEIQARQPLVVVEAMKMENELSAARAGRVKDVQVRDGMSVEAGRLLVIIE
- a CDS encoding translocation/assembly module TamB, with the translated sequence MKVRVGRAIVRAAVGLALLLLLVVAVTVTIDVGPSVRDRAEREATSYLKRRVTIGRISARIIPGRYVVEDLVVAGLEPGHRPFLTARKIEVSMPAWTLFNRQVVFNAIHMTGWRMIVETFPDGRHNFPKFTREPRTTGPRRWTTTLQYVTADRGEFLYDDHGTPWSTLARNLNVTVFKAGATYRGHASFSNGLISIQSYVPMRADMASLFRIDGGIVHFDHLDLKTDGARSIVTGDVNLGKWPEQLYQVRSHIQFSRMREIFFARDHFTLSGEGDFEGTFHLFKGGRALKGRFSSPLAGVNAYRFPRLQGAVVWLPDSVEVPHASASVFGGQSQFSYRMWRNPSRTGWRARFDARYRDVDLAQYTDFLETKGLRLAGRATGRNLLEWPIGRFSAQLHGEGAVDVRAPAGVALQGRELTPEQAALAEARGIDAGPFNRDLPAGYVPIAGHVAYRFTPDWITLDDSWIAASSTYVSFKGRTAWLENADIPFHVTSRDWQDSDRVMAAILTAFNSPTSPVPMGGHGTFDGVMRQSFRRPRIEGAFDGGGLSAWNIVWGRGRADIIVENSYVDVRRALITAPLPGGGASTIKVDGRFSLGYPRRDGGEEINAYIVMARRPLEDLRIAFELYDYPVDGLASGEFRLQGFYEGPNGFGRLQIDDGVAYDETFERATAGLRFEGTGVRLDGIVIRKSTGAATGAAWVGWDGTYSFNTDGRRIPVESLKNFEFPQAPLSGLLQFTATGNGTFEAPRYDVRFGVADLYAGEEGIGQVSGRLGIRGDLMTLEVEAASPRLAVSGSGQIELTDEMDTEMTFRFSDTSLDPYVRTFVPKLSPFTTAVASGTIRVAGELYVPEHLQVDVAVEQLDATLFDYRLRNDGPMRLAFDQDTIVLGSRSLVCQDAVRRVKLVGEGTQLELCGSIDLKQDRVALSATGDANLGLLQGFFRDVRSSGAAKLSADIRGTLKEPIFSGLARIDHGRIRHFSLPHSLDAINGSLSFDGRGVRMDHLTARMGGGLVTFGGSIGLSGYLPGNLSLTAVGEGMRLRYPEGFSSLVDADLSLRGTMASPVIGGTATVRSATWTRRFDPSAGLFGLGAVGGGTAATAPAPSGFPLRFDIRIVAPSTLRVNNNVSDLTVSADLRLTGSYDRPALLGRAEVERGWLIFEGNRYVVTRGAFDFANPARIEPYFDVEAQTRVQVPGETFRVTLSAAGTPNGFTWDASSDPPLPRIEVLSLLLGEGTGENPELRALQRGQQTEQELFTAFATRGLTTELSVINRAVEQTFGVTTQITPIIGELSTLQSLNPAARVTIGKRLSSRVYVTYSQALGAGHTEQIILVEYDQNERLGWILSRNEDNTFALEFRVRHTH
- a CDS encoding acetyl-CoA carboxylase biotin carboxylase subunit, which translates into the protein MVKKILVANRGEIAVRVMRACREMGIASVAVYSDCDRDAYHVRYADEAYPIGGNPARESYLKIDALVDVARRAGAEAVHPGYGFLAENPAFAAECRDAGVIFIGPTPELIALMGSKTAARQAAIKAGVPVVPGTEEPLGDDVPVETIAAIAEQIGYPVLIKAVAGGGGKGMRVVGMPADLQSSIRAARSEALSSFGSASIYLERRLPNPRHIEIQLLGDDHGTVVPFVERECSIQRRHQKVVEESPSPAVSPELRATMADRAAALARSVGYTNAGTMEFLVDGGQFFFLEMNTRLQVEHPVTEMVTGLDLVQWQIRIARGETLAIDPARALTPRGHAVECRIYAEDPDQKFIPSPGVITSFRLPSGPGIRNDAGVTPGSTVPVFYDSLISKLVAWGEDRAQSLSRLSRALQEYQVLGIQTTIPFFQWLIHEPAFLAGRFDTTFVDQVLRHREGPFAELSAESEEVAAIAAALHTLLRASATRSAAAAAGGGSPGRKGWKLAARREGLRP